Below is a genomic region from Rhododendron vialii isolate Sample 1 chromosome 5a, ASM3025357v1.
AGTGTTTGTATTATTTCAGAAGGAGCTAAGCAAGGGTCATGATTGTAACTTGAACAAACTTGGTGAGAGTGGAATAATAACTGAATATGATATCAGTCCTTATGGCAAGGAGGATCAACACCATCTTGTTACATACGACTCATCAACAGATATGGCGTTGTGTAGCTGTAAGAAATTTAAGTTTGTAGGATTGTTATGTTCACATGCACTTAAAGTTCTTTCCTCAAACCACGTTATGAGAATTCCGGAGAAATACATATTGAAAAGGTGGACAAAGAATGCAAAATCAGGGAGTACAACTACTTGTGCATGGACAAGCTTGATAGAAGATCCAAAGGCAATGATGGGAAGACGATACAAGGAGTTGTGTCGCTTGTGTACCCAATTGGCAACAAGAGCTGCGGAAACAGAGGAAACTTATAATATTGCTTTGGATTGTCTTAAAAAAGTTGCGGAAGAAGTGGATGCAAGTTTGACCGGAGAAAGTTTTCATGGAACCTTGAATGCCGATAATAGTGCATCTCTGGAGAATGAAGCTACCCTTGGTGAAGGAATTGAGAAAAGAGTTATAGGGTCGAAAGTTAAAGAGAGAGCTACTGGAAGGTCTAGCGAAAGGCAAGAAATGCTCTTGAAAGGGCCATTAAGTCTAAAAGAACTCCAGTATATAATTTGAACTCCATGGATAATCCCATTCAACAAAGAGAACTACAAGCCATTCAACAAAGTGGATTACATCCGCCTTCACATTTCAGCCAGGTAGAAGTTTATATTTTGATCTctgttatttaatttttgttcttacttAGTTGacataatttagtattttgtCCACTATTTTAATTTGTTGTGTCCTAATACTTGAAAACTTGCATCAGGAAGCTACAATGGGTTTCCCTGGTGTCACTTTTGGTGCTCATATAGATCGACTTTCCTTACGAGAAGAATTTATCGAGTCCATTTTCACAAGTGTCACAGGTATACTGTTCTTAAACTAGGCAATTTGTTATCAATTTAATTTGTGAAACGCCAGTTATAATATGCACTTTTGTACTCTAACTTCATTTTATGAAGCTTGCATCTCCTCAACTAGCATGGGTGTTCCGGCAATTCGTCGGATGCTTAACCAACCTTTCCAGCCCACCCAATCATCTCAAGCCGTCCCTACTAGCATGACTGAATTACTGCAGGAATTTGGGCAGCACTAACATGTTTCAAGTTTATATATAATTCTAAATCTCGATCAACTTTAATTGTAGTTCCACCCCATTTTGTAGGCTTCATTGTCACAATCACTGAATGATGACTTTTGGTTCAATAgctttcccttttattttttatttttgtgatcgACAGGACTgtcaagattagaaatgaatgTAGTGGTTatgatgaaattttattttgtcatcGGCAAGGCTGTCAAGATTAGAAGTGAATGTAGTGGTTATGatcaatttttcttttgtgatcGATAGGGCTGTCAAGATTAGAAGTTAATGCAATGGTTatgatcttcttcttttttggtgatCGACAGGGCTGTCAAGATTAAAAGTTAATATAGTGGCTATGATCTTTATTATTACGCTAATTACCAAAAGTGGGCAAACTTCATGTGTCCTTTTGTGATGTACCAATCTAACTTATcactttgatttttcaaattctatgtTTTTTGGTCTTAATGTTTGTCTATACTATGTTTATAGTATGGTTAGtgcagagaaagaaaaaaacggtgcaaaatagAGGAGTGCCACAGGGGAGTAGTTTCTAGGAAGGGGGGAAACCGTAGAAGGGAATAGGAAAGGAGTTgcggataaaataaaataaaaaaaaggaaaggaattagagttttttttttttatcagaaaaggAATTAGAGTTTAAGgccccgttcggacaaataagccacagtggcttattttttgtccttattcaaatttttttcgtatcacttggcttattatcattttttttgggaattattgcatccttacgacaagaggaatctaaaaagtaaaaaaaattgaccgaaattcaattttttttgaataaagacgaaaaaattagcttattgatttactttcgtctttattcaaaaaaaattggatttcggtcaaaattttttactttttagattcctcttgtcgtgaggatgcaataatccccaaaaaaaaatgataataagccaagtgatacgaaaaaaatttgaataaaaacaaaaaataagccaaaatggcttatttgtcTGAACACCCCCAACTGGGGTAAGTAAGGCTGAGAGCATCTCTCATAGACTAAACAAAACCCTCTTTTTAGCTATTTTGAATAGGTTGAACCACAAAATCAAGTTCCAGCAGCCTAACCAAGAGGGTCGCCTCTTAGAATATTACTACAGCTCCTCTCGTGTACCAGCGAGGTACTTGTTCACTAGCCaacattattttatattttcgtTGCAGCTTTTCGGGAGGAAGAAGACAAAGGAGACTTGTTTCAGATCTCCGAATAATTAAATCGATCTCGACGACGGAAAAATCAAACTTGGCTACAGCAGCAATGAGAAAATCCAACTCCACGACGGCGGCGGAGGCAAAATTAAATTCGACGACGGACTCCGGAATCAAACTCGACGGCTAAGGAAACAACTCAACGACGCCGGCAGCGAAAAAAAGTTGGAATGGGTCTGGTacgagagagaggaagaggtgGGTATGGTGGATGGTGGTGGTTGCTATGGAGATTGGGGATGACAGTGCCAGAGATAGAGCTTTT
It encodes:
- the LOC131327505 gene encoding protein FAR1-RELATED SEQUENCE 9-like gives rise to the protein MLILPKAFALTRKLGVAQAAIADMANDCGIAPKATIEFMARQVDEDRRYRRCFGVFIKADFRATQSTLSLSYSGRNVEACSMYTPKVFVLFQKELSKGHDCNLNKLGESGIITEYDISPYGKEDQHHLVTYDSSTDMALCSCKKFKFVGLLCSHALKVLSSNHVMRIPEKYILKRWTKNAKSGSTTTCAWTSLIEDPKAMMGRRYKELCRLCTQLATRAAETEETYNIALDCLKKVAEEVDASLTGESFHGTLNADNSASLENEATLGEGIEKRVIGSKVKERATGRSSERQEMLLKGPLSLKELQYII